The Raphanus sativus cultivar WK10039 unplaced genomic scaffold, ASM80110v3 Scaffold1537, whole genome shotgun sequence genome segment ATCCTCTAATGAACCCTAAACCCTCCCAATAACCAAATTAAACGAAGAATTAAAAAAGAGCAAAACTTTCAGATTTAATTTGAGAGAGATTAATGGagaaaaggaagagactttGAGGAGAGTGACGCCGGCGGAGGAGAGAGATTCGAGCTTAACGGACTTGGAAGGATCATCGGGGAAAGCAGAGTTTCTGATGAGGGCGAAAGTCGGGTGACCCGATTGGATGCTGAAACGGGTCAAGTAGTGCCCCAATCTTCCCGTTGCTCCGATGACCAATACTCTGCTCTTCTCCATGTTCCCCCTACAATTTAACTCTCGGTTCTCTTACACTTATTAGAACCGGTACTTTGAACTCAAAAGACGTTGACTTTCTACTCAAAACTATAAACTCAATAAAGTCACATGTCTAAATTCGTGCATACAGATCAGTTTaacaacatatattttattccGACAAATAATTCAGCTTAGCATTACAATATTTTTGTGTTATGGATTAGTTTGTGTAGCCTGTAAATTGATTATCATCATGCATTCTTCTAATTGTTTCATATCAAGCTTTTGGAGGAATTGTTAAAAACTTAGGCCAATCTTTCTTCTTTTACTTTGTTACTTATtaccctttttttttctgttgagtGATCGAGTGGACTTGTGACAGTGTTATCATGAAAAGTCCCTATGTATGAACCGCATTAGAGCATATAATGATTAGTGAGACACCCATTCATAATGCGCTAATAAGAAGAGGAGAACACACATTGAAAGACATAAGAAAATATCTATTACTATGCACACACAATAGTACTCTTGCTGTCTCTTGTCTCTGATACTACAATGGTTTGCCTGCCGTTTGGATAGTTGCAACCGGTAACATCATATGATTACCATCATGCAACTAATCTATATATCAAAGAACTTTGGAGAAAGATTCCAACCTATGCCGATCTTTCTTTTACTTTGTTATTACttcttacctttttttttcttttttttcttttgttgagtGGTCGTAAACTTGGTGACATTGTTTTATGTAGAAAAAATTCCTATGTATGAACCCCATTAGAGCATGATTAGTGAGACCCACTCATGATGCTCTAAGAAGACTAGAAACACacattgaaaaatatatattattgtttggCATCTATACACACAATACTGTATACACTCTTGTCTCTGATACTACAAATGATGGGCTGAAAATCTTAAATTAATTTACtgaaattagtaaataactGCTAACTTTGCTCTCTTTTCTGATGAAAATAATATGAGTTTGATCTTCCCACTTGAAAAAAATAAGCTGCATGTATCCAGAGAAACCTGCATAATCAAATCTTATATAATGTCAATTTTGAATGATGTGTGATATCTGAACTTGTTCTAAAACCATATGCCATATAATCACTGCTAGTAAAATTATACCTGACAAGGTCTAGAACTAAGGAACACTTTTAAATCAAACACCTAGACTGCTATAAAGATTCTGCACATCAGAGTCCACACATTAGTAGCTGATTGACCATTCTGTAACATAATCAAACATATAGATTATTATATTAGTAAACCAAAAGGTTATATGATGATGGAAGAGAAATGAAAACAACATAACCTACGTTGAAACATGATAGTGGATCAGAACTAGCAACCACTTGTTGCATTGGATTGAAATGAACATAACCGGAATCAACCATTTCATGAGGATAACCGGAATTCACCATCATATGAGGTGGCATCACAGTGTTTGGTAAGTTCGTCATTGGAGCTGAGACAACCTGGATTCAGTTCATATTAGCTCATTTACAAAAAAGTTTTTACATATATGAATAgcacaaacaaattaaaaaaaaaaagagtaaccTCTTTGGCAAAAATGTCATCGATGTTTGAAATCCAGCCTTGGACTAACAGTTGCTAGCTTCATCGATAAGAACTGTTCCAAACATAAACCATATGTTAGACTATAGTATTTATACACTTAATCATAAGATACTGGAAGTGAAATTCAGACCTCGACTTGCCGCTGAAGAGACTGAACATAGTTAATGATCTCATCAAGCATCCCTGCTTTGCCTGTGATCTTGTCGCATCCAGGAACTAAATCTTGTAGAAACTTCATTCTCTCGCTGATTTTTTCTCTTCTAGCCTTCACAGTTTTAACAATCAATCAAATTAAAtctcaataattttttaaaaatatatataagggAATAAATGAAGAGACTCATAAATGAAAGTAACTAATGaaagtctctctctcactcgtTCTGCAATGCTGTGGCTATCAGTGGCTTGGCCTCTCCGTGCACGAACATGAATATAATCCGTTCTTTGCGAGTCTTTCGTCACTTTTGATGAATCGTTAGAGCAGCTGTTCTGTTCTTTCTTGGCTttattcttcatcttcatcatcatgaTGCTTTTATTGCTCTGCTCTGTTACTTTcgacttctcttcttcttcttcctcctcaacTGCTGCTTCTctgttcatcatcatcatcatcatcttcttcttctcattacAAACCTAAAAACCCCATTAACAGATAAGTGAATCTTTAATtaagatctgttttttttttcatttgttgtAGGATTCAAAGTTTTAGTTCGAGAACAGAGCAACACACGAACCTTAGTCTCTGTCTCGACGCAACCAAACTTCCTTTTCTTGAATTTTCCAGACTCGGTTGTAATATTTCCCGGAGTAACTGAGATTCTCGCGTCACCGTGCACCGTCGTATATCCATAAACCGCCGGAAGATCCAAACGGCCGACGCTAGAAAGCCGTCAATATCGCCGCCGTTAATCGTGGAAGAATTGGAGAAGAAGCCGGATAGTGGTGGTGGTTGAGGTGAGCCCTTTGGCGCTCTAAGACAGACATGTCGGCACAGTTGAGGAAAAGCTCAGCTTCTGTAGCTTCTccgttcatcatcatcatctttctacTACTTTAGAAACTTTGGAGTGGTAGAGAAACAGAGTAGAGGTGAGGGTAGAAGAGGAAGGGATATTtataaccaaacaaaagaagCTTTGTACTTAGTCCAAGTTCATCGCATCAGATAAGTAGGGCCGTGTACAAATCTGGAAGTTTTTATATGATTGTAGATTATTTGAGATTTGGGATTATCCCTAGAGAAATGAtgataaaatttactaaaaatagaaaatattaaattatattattaaaacttatttattacacaaattatattataaacattCTGTTGTATATTGCTGGATTCGATTTTCATTCATTTTTAGAAAGGATAAAGCATGGGCATTAGGGGCAAAATCAGGTATAGTGTGAAGAAAGACTCATCTCTAGCTGGAAAGGTCTCAAAGTTTAATTCACTAAAACGATCAAGTGAACGTCACGTGGGAAGTGGTTTGAATTTGTAACACAGTGAaaggtattattattattgagtAGTTTGAGATTCTCTTTAATTCGATTTGTAATCGAAACTTGAGGTTCGTTTTACTAGTGACGAAACATCTGTGCCGTAACCGCTTAAAACCAtatcataatataaaaaattagggCATTGGTCATCATTTAGCGCCAGCGCcaatacgcatatataatacGGCCGCATAAGTAGATTCTAGAAAAGAACTCGTATACACGTTATCTTAGAAGCCAAGTACGAAAAGTGAAAccattaaaaatctaattaagTAGATAACACTCGGGGTCTGTTTTAATAACTCGTGTGTTTGGCTACGAGGCACTGTTCACATGAATTTATGACGCAAGAGATTTTCTGAACCTTGTTATTTAGATCGATCCTGCTTCTGATGGCCATGCTACATTGGCTTCCTATATCGTGATTGGCTAATACTGAGACGGCGCGAGAGAGACTGCCACGTGATCGCCATGCTCTTTCAATGCATGTGGCTTACAAGACCCATCACATAAAATTACTCACAAAGTTAGCTTTAGATCACTTTCACCGAAAATCAGTCAGCAAAAATATTTCCATGAAAAAGACCTCTCGCAATTAAAGCATGTCACTAATTGTTTGTTACTTTTGTTTAGTAGTTTCTCAAATATTTCTTGTTATCATACCTTTTATTTAAGTCACTGGAACACTCTTCATGTGAACATAAAATCCAATATTTGTTGTTTCGGTCTAATCCAATTATTTTATCAAGCTTTTCAAACACAAAAAATGGAGTTAGTAGATAAGGAAAGGGGAGAGGGTATAAAGTTGTTTGAAATAAAGAAATGGTCATTGCTTTTTGATGTGATGAATTCGGACCAAGTCCATAGAAGATGAAGGCTATTTCATTTTCATACTATTCATGCATACACTATTAACGTAATGCCACACACCTAATATGTGGGTTCCCCATTCTCTAATATATATACGCATAAATCAAGACATACATGCATGAATGTATATGTCGACACTTGTTGCTGGTGTATTAAGTTGTAGGTAAGTAACTATACTCTATATTTACAAAACATATGTGTGTGATGTTTCATGACATAATTCACATggctgtataaatatgtagtATAGTTTTTTTATATGAGAAGCTCCTGGAGATCATCAAATGCAAGATGATCAGAGGATCTCAAACTCAAACCTATTTTTCTTCTgtatttctttataaaatagaataactctattatataataatttatattgcattgatataatattataaaaatgatataattttataatagaactttattatagagtagagttatatttttattttaaaaaatagagtaaaatcatttttagtgacactttattttttcttctatatatttttaaatacaatagtTTTATTAAGAGTAATCTCTGCTCcaatagtattattttataataaagttgTTATGTTACAGTATCATTgaagtaaaatttattatatgttaaaattattttattttagaaaaaaatatagagaaaaaaatagagtgatATTGGAAATGGTCTTAGTTGAAATAATAATGAAGGGGAtcaggttgacaaaaaaaatgaaggGGGTCTAATTAGTGGTCATGATATGATGGGATTCTAATCAAAAGTGAAAGTGTTCTGTATATCAATACTATACAAAGTTTAGAAAATATCTAAAGTTAAAGAAATGTGTACTACTTAGCACAAGATAAGTAACTAACTAGTATTGTTACAAAAAAGTAACTAAGTAGTATTTGTTACAGGAAAAGTAACTAACTAGTATATACTATATACTGGagaagatataaaatttataatattttataaaaagttgcAACATATTAATTTTCCCCTTTATTAGTCTTGTGTAGTTTATTAGAAACCAGaagtaaaataaactaaacaactaacgtttacaataaaataaaagcaaTTGGTATTGCAAATGAATTTTTAATGTgcaatcttaaattttaatttcacaaaGGAAGCAACTAATTTCTTCTAGAGAATCGGTTGATATGTTAtctttccaaaaagaaaaaaaaaagaatcgttGATATTAGGCCAGGGCAAATAATCCATACCCGATAACCCGTACCGAACCCGCACCGATAAAAACGggtcggatcgggttcggatcttGTCTAAAAACCGATTGGGGCTGATTATTTGGTATATGGGGTATGGACCGGTTCGGGTTAAATACCAGGATCCATTCGGGTTTTCAGTATATCCGATGTAATAACCCTAAGACTAACTTTACCATTTTCCCTCTTTCGATTCACGATTAGATTTGTAGAATATCCAGAAAAATCTCAACTTTCTCTCTAGATAGATCTAAATCTCAACATCCAGAATCATTTCCTAACTCTTATCCTCTCCGAATCTACTCTTTTGCAAGTTCTAAACCCTAGATTATCTTCACTTATATAAGCGTTTGAGATGGAGAGAGTAACCCATCAAAAAGTCTTAATTTCCTTCCTCAAAGACGTCAATAGCACATTCAGAggtagtcttcttcttctttgtactTGATTAGTTAGTATTAAGTTGTGTTTTTTCGGGTTCATTTagcgaccaaaaaaaaagtttctttgCATTTCAAGACTTTTTTTTATATGCGTTCGTGTCTTGTTTCTTAAGTTCGTGTCTTGTTTCTTAAACTGTCCTACTTGTGTTTATGTATTAGTCAATAAAAGAATTTCTTATGTTTGTTCTTTTCGATGATTGTGAACTTTGGTATTGTCAATAACTGATTTGTTTCTTTACGTGTTGTATACTAAATCATTTGTTGTCAACTTGTTTTAGATTAAAGGTTGTCTTATGTTTGTTCTGTTCTGATAATTGTCAACTTGTTTTTGTATGCTTGTTTTGTTTCAGAAGCTTGGTAGTTTACCGTTTGTTACTTTGAAAATGTTTggcaattatatttttggttttattagaATTTAGAATAATAATACAAGTCGCTTGTATTGGCGTATTGTGTCAGTGCTTCATGTCCTGAGTattgatttttctttattgCTTGCAGATGGATTCATCGTCCTCTAAAACCCACAAAACAATGGTGCTGACAAAGAACATGAAGTTGAAGTTGAACATGTAGACTGTGAAACCATTGATAGCCGTGGGAAGAGGAAGGAAGCTGACACACCGTGTGGAGAGAGTTCTCGGGCAAATAAGATGCCAAAAGTTATTGTGCCGAGGTCAGGTGTGTGGAAACACTACACCAGAACAAAGGAGAGCCGTGACAAGTGCATTTGTCACTACTGCCAAAAGCTTTTCTCATGCCAGACAAAGTCAGGAACTTCCAATCTCCAGAAGCACCTGCAAATCTGCAGAGAGTACCAAGCTCACGTGATCAGCCAAGGGAAGAATCAAGCTAGGATCGATAATGAAGGCAGTGTGAAATCATCAAAGGTGTCTGAGACGGTTTTCAGAGAAGCCTCAAATGAGTTATTGGTGTTAGCTGAGTTGCCTCTTTCTTTCATAGAAAGTACAGGCTGGAAATACTTCTGCAACAAGGTATAGCGTTGTATATTTGCATTGTTAatgtttttgtatatttctGAAACTAGTGATATTTGTTTTGCATTTCCATAAAGGTTAACCTTTACAAGCCCCACTCAAGAAGAACTGCTACTAGAGATATTGTGGAGatgtttgtgaagaagaaggaggcgTTGAAGAGGTGGTTGTACACTAACCAGCAAAGAGTTTCACTCACCACTGACATTTGGGTTTCTCAGGTGACAGGTAAGGGTTttttatttctggaaactgaaAAACGAAAACATTTGTTTGTCATTCTAACTAGATGTTGTTGTTTTGATGGCAGGTGCAAGTTACATGGTTGTAACTGCACATTTTGTTGACCCAACATGGCAGTTGAAGAAAATCATTCTTGGATTCAAATTTGTCATGGATCATAAAGGTCAGACAATTTCTACTGTTCTTCTCGAATGCTTAGCTGACTGGGGAATTCAGAAATTGTTTTCTATTACGGTAGACAATGCTACTGCTAATACCTCAGCTATTAGGAGATTCCATAGGCAGTTCAGTGAAGTGTCGCCTGATGCTCTGGTTTTAGATGGTAACTATCTGCATATGAGGTGTTGCCCCACATTATCAATTTGATAGCTAAGGAGGGTTTAGGTGATTTAGGAGAAAATGTTTTGGCCATCCGGAATGCAGTTCAGTACGTCCGTTCTTCCCCCCATAGGTTGAACGCATTTGAGCAGAAGGTTACTAGCGGGAAGATGACACGAGGTAGCCTGCCTCTAGATGTTAAGACTAGGTGGAATTCAACATTTCTCATGCTGTCTAGAGCTTTACAGTTTAGAGTTGCTTTTGATAAGATGGAAGCAGAGGATAGGTTGTATAATGACTACTTTTTAGAAGTAGAAAATGGGGTTAAGAGGCAAGGACCGCCTGATGTTATTGATTGGAATGCTGTGGAGAAGCTTAAGAGGTTTCTAATCATATTCTACAACAGCACCTTGGTTGTCTCTGCTTCCTCAAAAGTCAACTCCTACAAATGCTATGGGGAGATAGTGACAATTGAGAGGAATCTCACAGCACTGGCTAACAACTTGGACCCAGATTTGAAGCTGAAAGCTGAGGATATGTTGCACAAATTTCTGAAGTATTGGGATGGCATGAAGAATGTGAATAGGATGTTGATCATTGCATCAATAATCGATCCAAGGAAGAAGATGGGTTTCGCCAACTTATGCTTTGAGAAATTGTATGGGAAGGATAGTATCGAGTCCAAAGAGATGAGTGCGTCTGTTCTTGATCTCCTTACAAGCATGTTCCAGGAGTACTCTGGTCGTTTCAGAGTTGCAAGTACTCAATCCTCTCAGACAAAGCAAGCACCATCTGCGAGTGTTCAGGAGGCTCAAGAGCAAATGGAGAGATTGAAGTTGGTCGTTGAAGATTTTGGTTATGAGAGAATGGATTCTGTGTACAAGGAACTTGTGGCTGAAACAGAAAATGAGGCAAGAGATGAGCTGGAAATGTACTTGAAGGAACCTGTTGAGAACCAGAAGCTTATGATGGGATTTGAGTTTGATATTCTCGGTTGGTGGAAGGTGCACAGAATCAAATTCCCAGTCTTGGCAGAGATGGCAAGGGATCTACTTGCGATGCAGGTTTCTTCTGTGGCTTCTGAAAGTGCTTTTAGCACAAGTGGGAGAATTTTAGAACCCTATAGAAGCTGTCTCACTCATTACATGATATAAGTGCTGATGTGTAATGAGCAATGGATGAAAGCTGATATCAAGTTTGCTGAAAAAGTCCAAACTAATGAACAGATTCTAGCTGAAGTTGAAATGCTAGACAAGCTTGAGAAAGGTATGTTTTCTATTTATCTTAGTTGTTTTGACATTTGGTTCGTTTGTTTATGCACTTATGTATTGTATTTTGTGTCTTCTCAGAGTTTGAGAGCGTAAGAATTGAAGATTGAAGACTGTTGCTGAAGTTTgaagtcttttatttttattttggttttggtgttCGCTTTGAGCTTTAGTtcgtattttattttgtttttggtgtTCTCTTTGAGCTTTAGTTCGTTTTCAGTTGAAGTGTGTTCTGCTTGGTTTGTTATGAACaagttcattttattttgaagtttaatAAAAGCTCTCACGTTTGGAGTATTTGCTTTTCACTATTGCACAATATTTTATACTTGTTATTTCTTTGTTCACGTTTGTATGACATAACCATAAAGTTAGTTTTCTCTGTGtacttttgtttttcatttgaAACGTTCCTTCGTCGAACGAAGTCACAAAACAGTTAGTTCGGGTAAAATAAAGGAATATGGATAACCGATATCCAGTTtagatccgaacccgaaaattaAATGGGTTCAACCGGGTTTATGATTTGTTActaaatccgaaccgaacccgagaGGATCCGAACCGAGACCGGTCCGAACTTTTATAATATCCGATTGGGGCTGATTTTTAAGAAtccgaaaacccaaaacccgattAGTATCTACTCGAACCCGAATGGTCACCCGGTTGCCCACACCTAGTTGATATGTTAAAAGATCGagcaaatttataatctttcaGAAGGAAGGATGCAAATAGttgcttcctttttttttttccatcaaagTAGGATATATTAAAACAGGCCGAAGCCCAACAAAATGCAAATAGTTGCTTCCTATTGCCAAAAAAAGGATGCAAATAAGTCATAAATAGATAAGGTGATTCTTTTGCTGAAGTATGTTCCTCGGGGATTGCTCCAATTCTCTGGCAGCTATCATTAATTTCGCATTATTCAACTATACTGTTGAATTCTATGGGCGCCCTTCTTTTATGTctccaaaaattcaaaatcatacAACAATTTAACATatcatttatctttttttctgaacaacaCTTGCATTTTTATCTAGAAGAAGTTTATTTTCAAAAGAAgctcttttaacttttttaacaaaaaatgtttaatgattaaattttgaattttcttgtTCAATTGTTTAATTAGGATAAATATGTATTAATAGACATGTTTGCAGCAATTGCTCATCTCTTGGATCAAATCCTTCAAGTGAAGAAATGAATAACTCGATGATTTTCGAGACTTCGAGTGTTGGAATTCAAGGCTGGACCAGTTCACATGGCTGATGATATTTGACCGCTCCTGTCTAACCAAATGCGAGTTTAATTGCTTGTTTTAGGATATGACGATATATATgtctttttttgacaaaagacTTTCTATTAAAGGCATGAAACAGATACAAAGCTATGATTTTTCCAAATTATACAGTTTGTTAGAAAGTGATCAGAGTTAGAATTAACATTACAGTCAAGTAAGAGAAGAGATGAGTGAGAGACGAGTGAACCTTCACCAAAGGAAAAAAACGCGGTTGAAACAATTGAATACTAGAACAGCGATGTATTGTTTTTCTATAACGAACCAGAGAAAACATCGTAGCCATCAAATTATTATAACCAAataaaaaggagaaagagagCGTAAAGGATGTCATTTCAGATACATCAACTAGGACCGACCGGTTTGGATACGAATTTCTGGCTTAGCTGAATCAGAATCAATTCTAAACCGGATATCTATAAGTGCAATGTTGCCAATGACTATTTGTTGAATCCTTGACACTGCATAGTAGGGGTGGgtatttcggtttagtttcgggttcggtttgggttcggtttgggttcggtttggtttgggtaatttgggttttataaaattcaaaccaattaaaaccaaagtagctttggtttgggttcggtttgggtttattcggttcggttcagttcggttggtttagatttagtttggtttacattattatggtctagtttggttcggtgtagtttgggttggttataaaatatgaaggcatcagttttatacttttattaaaaaaaatcaaattcataaacgatagagtgaatgattttatatataatagtattatttgaatcgtatttataattttcttttaaagatatgaaagttatgaaaaaatgaaaaacgaaactttaactaaaatttacaatatgttaatacatatatatatatatatattatatatatatatattggattatcggtttggttcggtttaaacccaaaccaaaccaaaccgtttgGGTTGaataaaacatgaaccaattgggttacataaagatcacggtttggtttggttcggtttaacttcggtttggttggttcggttcggttcggtttggattttttgcccacccctccTGCATAGAGCCACACACAAACTTAAACTCTGACCCAAAAGCAATCCACCAAACTTTTTCCCTTCTTCATTCAAACTTCAAGCTTGCATATCGATTACGTGAAAATGGGTTTGGGTTAGGCCCAGTACTTTCGTTGACACCCATAAATATTTGTTCAGCGGTTTATATTATTGCATAGAAACGGCCCATTACAATGGGATATGACATCTTCATTCTAGGGAAATGGGCTATCTTTCTCGAGATAAGTCaagaaactatttttaaaaaagctCTATTCGTTTAAGATCCCTAAGAAAAAACTATACTGGGTATTATTGTCCAATAATATAGGTCGGAGCACCAACAACATAATGcttatacattaattaatcgATTTTGATTAGGAACGGCGTACAATTAACGATTTAATGGAAGCCAGCtgttaaaattcaaataaaaattagtgttacgaaaaaacaaataaattatactCCAGTCTACAATATGATACATGCGTAAGTTGTAAACACTCGCGTACTATCTACTCCTGGAGCGTAGAGATATTTAGCTAGCATAGTCAGGGGGGCATTCTCGTAATAAAATGATAACCACATGTCTTAAAATCCAACGCTCGCTTTTACTACCCGTTGCGGGTTGTCTTGTCTAAATCACTTTGCAACGTTTTCGTGAAAGCTATCATCTCCTTctgtttgtatttttctttcttttattttttcttctcccAGAAAACAACTCTAACAAGTCATGTCTGGTTCTGGCGACTCGGTGGGTGTTCACAAGCTCTCAGCTAAATCCACCATCTTCGGACTAAGTATCTACTTAGTCATCGCGATATGTTCCGTGTTCCTACTGCTGATCTCGCTCTTGATCTTCCTCTTCGTCTGCTTGAACAGAGTCTCACGCGCGCGTAGAATGCGCGTGAAACACAGCTCCGGATCCATCCCTCTGGTCTCTAAGAAGACGTCGGAGGAGATCAAGACGGTCGGGAAGTTTCTGAACTGCGACGATTCGATGAGGAAAGTCGAGAACGAAGTCGTTGTCGTCACCGAAGAAGCGACGAGCAAAGAAGCGAGCGGCGCGTTCGATGATATGTCGGTGGCTTCGAGCGGTGACGTTGGTTCCGAGGTGATGGGATGGGGGAGGTGGTACAGCTTGAGAGATCTGGAGACTGCGACGCGTGGCTTCTCTGACGAGAACGTGATCGGAGAAGGAGGATACGGTGTCGTTTATAGAGCTGATTTTCCCGACGGTTCGGTCGCTGCCGTAAAGAATCTACTTAACAACAAGTAATTTTTCGAAACGTTACTTAGGTAGatcattttttttctgttgataaattagatttattgaaaattttagatCTTTTATCTGAGTAAGTGAGTATTAAATATTATTGCTCGTTCTGACAATTCTCATTTACTTCGTTTCACGGACTCCGTAATTCTGGGGTCAAGGCTCCACTGGTACTTGGATTTAATAAGctttaaaaaacattattttatatttcttcgACAAgtgttttgtttaaaaaaaacattttctccGCATTAGTTATTTGAGATTTTGACTAAGATTATCAAATCAAATTATTAAGTTGTAACCATTATTgacattcttttctttttttttagatttcaagTAGATA includes the following:
- the LOC130504387 gene encoding zinc finger BED domain-containing protein RICESLEEPER 2-like yields the protein MPKVIVPRSGVWKHYTRTKESRDKCICHYCQKLFSCQTKSGTSNLQKHLQICREYQAHVISQGKNQARIDNEGSVKSSKVSETVFREASNELLVLAELPLSFIESTGWKYFCNKVNLYKPHSRRTATRDIVEMFVKKKEALKRWLYTNQQRVSLTTDIWVSQVTGASYMVVTAHFVDPTWQLKKIILGFKFVMDHKGQTISTVLLECLADWGIQKLFSITVDNATANTSAIRRFHRQFSEVSPDALVLDAKEGLGDLGENVLAIRNAVQYVRSSPHRLNAFEQKVTSGKMTRGSLPLDVKTRWNSTFLMLSRALQFRVAFDKMEAEDRLYNDYFLEVENGVKRQGPPDVIDWNAVEKLKRFLIIFYNSTLVVSASSKVNSYKCYGEIVTIERNLTALANNLDPDLKLKAEDMLHKFLKYWDGMKNVNRMLIIASIIDPRKKMGFANLCFEKLYGKDSIESKEMSASVLDLLTSMFQEYSGRFRVASTQSSQTKQAPSASVQEAQEQMERLKLVVEDFGYERMDSVYKELVAETENEARDELEMYLKEPVENQKLMMGFEFDILGWWKVHRIKFPVLAEMARDLLAMQQWMKADIKFAEKVQTNEQILAEVEMLDKLEKEFESVRIED